The following proteins are co-located in the Phocoena phocoena chromosome 1, mPhoPho1.1, whole genome shotgun sequence genome:
- the PNRC2 gene encoding proline-rich nuclear receptor coactivator 2, which yields MGGGERYNIPAPQSRNVSKNQQQLSRQKTKDQNSQMKIVHKKKERGHTYNSSAAAWQAMQSGGKNKNFPNNQNWNSSLSSPTLLFKSQTNQNYAGAKFSEPPSPSVLPKPPSHWVPVSFNPSDKEIMTFQLKTLLKVQV from the coding sequence ATGGGTGGTGGAGAGAGGTATAACATTCCAGCCCCTCAGTCTAGAAATGTTAGTAAGAACCAACAGCAGCTTAGTAGACAGAAGACCAAGGATCAGAATTCCCAGATGAAGATTGTtcataagaaaaaggaaagaggacaTACTTATAATTCATCAGCAGCTGCATGGCAGGCCATGCAAAGTGGGGGGAAGaacaaaaattttccaaataatcaAAACTGGAACTCTAGCTTATCAAGTCCCACCTTACTTTTTAAGTCTCAAACTAATCAGAACTATGCTGGAGCCAAATTTAGTGAGCCGCCATCACCAAGTGTTCTTCCTAAACCACCAAGCCACTGGGTTCCTGTTTCCTTTAACCCTTCTGAtaaagaaataatgacatttcAACTTAAAACCTTACTTAAAGTACAGGtgtaa